CGACCCCGCCATCACCGGTATCGCCTCGAGGCTCGGTCGCACGCCCGCCCAGGTCATCCTGCGCTGGCACCTCCAGCAGGGCCGCGTCGTGATCCCGAAGTCGGTCACGCCGTCGCGGATCGCGGAGAACCTGGACCTGTTCGGCTTCGAGCTCACCGACGCCGACCTCGGCGCGATCGATGCGCTCGAGCGCGACGGCCGCACGGGTCCGCACCCGGCGGAGTTCGACGCGGCGTGACCGGTCCTGGTTTGCCACGCAACTACCGAAATTGTCGTGGATCGGCCCTGAGCACCACGAATTTGGTTGGTGCGTGACCCCCCCTCAGGAGCCCCCGCGTCCGGCGCCCAGCGTCTCCGGGGTGTGCAGCCGGACCAGGAACCGCCGGGCGTGCGCAGGTGCGCGCCCGGCGGTGGCCAGCGAGACGACGACCATCACCGCGAAGGCCAGCGGCACGCTCCACGCCGCGGGCTGGGTGAGCAGGGCTCCGCTCCAGCCGGACGCGTCGACGCCGGCGAGGTTGAGCACCGCGGCGCCGCCGGCGCCGAAGCCGCCCGCCGCGAGGCCGGCCAGCGCTCCCGCGTCGGTGAGGCCGCGCCACCAGATCCCGAGCACCAGCAAAGGGCAGAAAGTCGACGCGGCCACGGCGAAAGCGAGCCCGACAGACTGGGCGACGCCGACCTCGCCGACGACCAGCGCCACCAGCAGGGGTACGACGACCGCCACCGCCGCCGCGAGCCGGAAGGCCGTCGCGACGGAGGCCCGCTCCCCGACCAGCCGGTTGGTCACGTCCTGCGTCACCACGCCGGAGACCGCGATCGCCAGGCCGGACGCGGTCGACAGGAAGGCCGCGAAGGCGCCGGCGGTCACCAGGCCGGTGAGCAGCTCGCCGCCCCAGCCGTGCAGCATCAGCCGCGGCAGCTCCAGCACGAGGACGTCGGCGTGGCCCTCGCGGACCAGCCGGTCGCCGTACACGCGGCCCAGGGCGGCGTACACGGGCGGCCAGAGGTAGAAGAGGCCGAGCAGCGCCAGCACGGCGAGGGTGGTGCGGCGGGCGCCGCGGCCGTCGGGGTTGGTGTAGAAGCGCACGACCACGTGGGGCAGGCCCATCGTGCCGAGGAAGAGCGCGATGACCAGCGAGTACGTCGAGTAGAGGCCGACCGCGCCGCCACCGGCGACCGGGTCCGACCACTCGCCGCCGACGCCCGCGCCCGTCGGCCGGCCGTCGCCCCACCACACGACGAGCAGCACCATGGCGGGGACGAGGATCGCGGTCAGCTTGAGCCAGTACTGGAAGGCCTGGACGAAGGTGATCGACCGCATCCCGCCGGACATCACGTTGACCAGCACCACCAGCCCGACGATCACCGGACCGACCCACTCGGGCGCGCCGATCGCGGACTCCAGCGTGATGCCGGCGCCCTTGAACTGCGGCACGAGGTAGAGCCAGCCGACACCGACCACGAGCAGCGAGGACGCCGCCCGCACCCAGCGGGAGCCGAGGCGCGCCTCGGCGAAGTCGGGCAGCGTGTAGGCGCCCGAGCGGCGCAGCGGAGCGGCGACCAGCACGAGCAGGACGAGATAGCCGGCGGTCCAGCCGACGGGGTACCACAGCACGTCGGCGCCGCCGAGGAGCAGCAATCCGGCGACGCCGAGGAAGGATGCGGCGGAGAGGTACTCCCCGCCGATGGCCGACGCGTTGAGCCGCGGGCGCACGGTGCGCGAGGCGACGAAGAAGTCGCTCGTCGTACGGGAGAAGCGCAGTCCCCACGTGCCGATCGCGACCGTCGCGACGGTGACCGCGAGGACCGCGACCAAGCCGGGGACGGCGTCGGTGCTCACGACGACTCCTCCGAGCCGCCCTGGACCAGGTCCGCGAAGTCCTGCTCGTTGCGCTCGACGCTGCGCACGTAGCGCCAGCCGAGCAGCAGCAGGAACGGGTAGACGACGACGCCCAGCAGCAGCCACGCGAGCGGCGCGCCCGCCACCTCGACGTCCACCAGGCCGGGCCACAGGTGGAAGGCCAGCGGCAGGAGGCCGAGGGTCAGCCCCAGCGCCGTGAGTACGGCGAGGGCGAGGCCGAGCTGCTCGCGCAGCAGCGAGCGCAGGTAGACGTCGCCCAGCGCGGTCTGCTCGTGGACGTCGCCGAGCCGGCTGGCCGGCCGGCCGGACGTGGTGTGCCGGGGCGGCCCGGTGACGCGGACCCGCTCGGTCATGGGCCGGCCATCCTCAGCCCCCGGCCCGGGCGCGGCGGACCAACACGTCGCGCAGGGCGCGGGTGTGCCGTCGGCTGACCGGCAGCTCGGTGTCGCCGACCATGACCGACGTGCGCCCCGACTCCGTGCGGACCTCGGTGACGTGGGCGAGCGCGACCAGCAGGGAGCGGTGGATCCGGTGGAAGCCGGCCTCGGCCCACTGCTCCTCCAGTGTCGTCAGCGGCACCCGCACCAGGTAGGCCTCGCCGGCGCTCGTGTGGAGGCGGGCGTAGTCGCCCTGCGCCTCGACGTGGGTGATGTCGCCGCGGTCGACGAAGCGGGTGACCCCGCCGCGCTCCACCGCGACCTGGGTGTCGGGGGCGGCCGGGGGCGGCGCGCCGGCGGCGAGGACGCGGCGTACCGCCTCGGCGAGCCGCTCCGGGCGCACCGGCTTGAGCACGTAGTCGACGGCGTGCAGGTCGAAGGCGTCGACCGCGTGCTTCTCGTGCGCGGTGACGAAGACGACCGGCGGCGGCTGCTTGAACCGGCCGAGCACCTCGGCCAGCTCGAGCCCGCTGAGGCCGGGCATCTGGATGTCGAGGAAGACGCAGTCGACCTCGCGCTCGCGCAGCAGCCGCAGGCTGTCGGTCGCCGACTGGCACGCCACCACCTCGCCCACCCGCGGGTCGGCGTCGAGCAGGTAGGTCAGCTCGTCGAGGGCGGGCCGCTCGTCGTCCACGACGAGGACCCGCAGGCCCGCGCTCACACGGTCACCCCCGCCGCGAACTTCGGCACCCGCACGATCACCTTGGTCCCGGCACCCGGAGCGGTCTCCACGACGAGACCGTAGTCGTCGCCGAAGGTCGCGCGCAGCCGCGCGTCCACGTTGCCCAGGCCGATGGAGTCGAGCGAGGCGTCGCCGGCGAGCGCGCGGCGTACCCGCTCGGGGTCCTCTCCGACGCCGTTGTCCTCGACCTCGATCACCGCCTCGTGCCCGCGGTCGTGGGCGTTGATGGTGAGCAGGCCGGTCTGGTCGGCGCCCTCGAGGCCGTGGCGGACGGCGTTCTCGACGAGCGGCTGGATGCACAGGAACGGTACGACGACCGGCAGCACCTCCGGCGCCACGTTGAGCGTGACCTGGAGCCGGTCGCCGAAGCGCGCCTGCTCCAGCAGGAGATAGCGCTCGATCGAGTTCAGCTCCTCGGCGAGGGTGGTGAACTCGCCGTGCCGGCGGAAGGAGTAGCGGGTGAAGTCGGCGAACTCGAGCAGCAGCTCGCGGGCCCGGTCGGGGTCGGTGCGCACGAAGCTGGCGATCGCGTTGAGCGAGTTGTAGACGAAGTGCGGGCTGATCTGGGCCCGCAGCGCACGCACCTCGGCCTCGATCATCCGGTTGCGGTGGGCGTCGAGCTCGGCGAGCGCGAGCTGTCCCGACACCCACTCGGCGACCTCCTCGGTCGCCCGCACCAGGCCGGCCGTCGGCGTCGGCGAGAAGGCCTGCACCGTCCCGAGCACCCGGCCCTCCACCACCAGCGGGCTCACCACGCCGGTGCGCACCGGGCAGCCCGCCTCGGTGCAGCCGAGCTGGGCGCGGTCGACCGTGCGGGTGCTGCCCTTCTCGATCGCGAGCAGCCCGACCGCGGCGGCCTGGTCGACGTGGTGGCCGCCGACGCCGTCCCACGCGAGCACCGCCTCGGTGTCGGTGATCGCCAGGGCGGGCGTGCCGAGCAGGGTGCGCAGGTGGCGGATCGCCCGCTCGGCGCTGGTCGTGGTCAGGCCCTCGCGCAGGGCCGGGGAGGCGAGGGAGGCCTGGTGCAGCGCGCGGAACGCGGCCCGGTCGGCATCGCTGCCGAGGTGCCCGCGTCGCCACAGCCGTCCGCCCCGCATCCCCCCATCCTGCCGCGCGGACGGCGCATTGCTCACGCGCGGCGCGCGATTACTCATCCCGGCGCCCGTTGCCTACTCAAACGGCCCGTTGGGTAATGACGGTGGTCCTCCGGCGCCCCTAGCGTCCCGGGCATGCTCAAGCTCCTGGCCCCGGCGGCCACCCTCGCCGCCGCCCTCGTCCTCGTCCCGGCGACCGCCGACGCCGCCCCGACCTGCGGTGGCAAGGCGGTGACCATCGACCTCAACGTCACGCCCGGCGCGGCTGCCACGGCCGGCGACGACGTCATCCTGGGCACGCCGGAGGTCGACACCATCCTGGGACTCGGCGGCAACGACACGATCTGCGCGGGCGAGGGCGACGACCACGTGTTCGGCGGCCCCGGCACCGACCTCCTGGCCGGCGGCACCGGCGCGGACCAGGTGAGCGGCGACGAGGGTGACGACCTGCTCGACGGCGGCACCGGCGGGGACCGGGTGTACGGCGGGAGCGATGCCGGGGCCGACCAGCTGCGCGGCGGCAGCGGCAACGACGTCCTGTGGGGAGGTCTTGGCGACGACACGGTCGACGGCGGCATCGGCGAGGACGAGGCCAGCTACGAGGGTGCTCCCCAGGGAGTGATCGCGACGCTGGCCGAGGGCCGCGTCGTCGGCGGCCACGGAGTCGACACCGTGAGCTCGGCCGAGGCCTACCTCGGGACGGGCTACAGCGACACGTTCTACGGCTCGGACCGACCGGAGCGGATCGACGGCGCGGGCGGGGGCGACTACCTCTTCTCCTACGGCGGCGACGACGTCGTCGCGGGCGGCACCGGCAACGACCAGATCGGCGGCGGGGACGGGGCCGACGTCCTGATCGGCGGTCCGGGGGACGACGGGATCTCCGGGGACCAGGGCATCGACCTCGCGTCCTACGAGCGGGCCACGGCCGGGGTCTTCGTCAACCTGGGTGCCGGCACCGCCGCCGCGGGCGGGGACGGGTCGGACCAGCTGTTCTCCCTCGAGGGCGTGATCGGCTCGGCGTTCGGCGACCAGCTCTACGGCTCCGACAGCGCCGACCGGCTCTACGGCCGAGGTGGCGACGACGGGGTCGCCGGGTTCGGCGGGGACGACCTGGTCGACCTCGGTGACGGTGACGACTCCGCCAATGCCGGGGCCGGCGACGACACCGTGCGCGGCGGTGCCGGTGACGACAGCGTGTCCGGCTACGAGGGCGCCGACCGGCTCCACGGCGGTGCTGGGCACGACGTCCTCGCCGGCGGCGTCGGCAACGACGTGCTCGTCGGCGAGGCCGGTGGCGACGAGCTCGCCGGGGCCGACGGCAACGACAGCCTGACCGGCGGATCCGGCGCGGACAGCCTGCTGGGAGGGCCCGGCGACGACCTCGTGGCACCGGGCG
Above is a genomic segment from Nocardioides aromaticivorans containing:
- a CDS encoding LytR/AlgR family response regulator transcription factor — its product is MSAGLRVLVVDDERPALDELTYLLDADPRVGEVVACQSATDSLRLLREREVDCVFLDIQMPGLSGLELAEVLGRFKQPPPVVFVTAHEKHAVDAFDLHAVDYVLKPVRPERLAEAVRRVLAAGAPPPAAPDTQVAVERGGVTRFVDRGDITHVEAQGDYARLHTSAGEAYLVRVPLTTLEEQWAEAGFHRIHRSLLVALAHVTEVRTESGRTSVMVGDTELPVSRRHTRALRDVLVRRARAGG
- a CDS encoding sensor histidine kinase; this encodes MRGGRLWRRGHLGSDADRAAFRALHQASLASPALREGLTTTSAERAIRHLRTLLGTPALAITDTEAVLAWDGVGGHHVDQAAAVGLLAIEKGSTRTVDRAQLGCTEAGCPVRTGVVSPLVVEGRVLGTVQAFSPTPTAGLVRATEEVAEWVSGQLALAELDAHRNRMIEAEVRALRAQISPHFVYNSLNAIASFVRTDPDRARELLLEFADFTRYSFRRHGEFTTLAEELNSIERYLLLEQARFGDRLQVTLNVAPEVLPVVVPFLCIQPLVENAVRHGLEGADQTGLLTINAHDRGHEAVIEVEDNGVGEDPERVRRALAGDASLDSIGLGNVDARLRATFGDDYGLVVETAPGAGTKVIVRVPKFAAGVTV
- a CDS encoding sodium/solute symporter; translated protein: MSTDAVPGLVAVLAVTVATVAIGTWGLRFSRTTSDFFVASRTVRPRLNASAIGGEYLSAASFLGVAGLLLLGGADVLWYPVGWTAGYLVLLVLVAAPLRRSGAYTLPDFAEARLGSRWVRAASSLLVVGVGWLYLVPQFKGAGITLESAIGAPEWVGPVIVGLVVLVNVMSGGMRSITFVQAFQYWLKLTAILVPAMVLLVVWWGDGRPTGAGVGGEWSDPVAGGGAVGLYSTYSLVIALFLGTMGLPHVVVRFYTNPDGRGARRTTLAVLALLGLFYLWPPVYAALGRVYGDRLVREGHADVLVLELPRLMLHGWGGELLTGLVTAGAFAAFLSTASGLAIAVSGVVTQDVTNRLVGERASVATAFRLAAAVAVVVPLLVALVVGEVGVAQSVGLAFAVAASTFCPLLVLGIWWRGLTDAGALAGLAAGGFGAGGAAVLNLAGVDASGWSGALLTQPAAWSVPLAFAVMVVVSLATAGRAPAHARRFLVRLHTPETLGAGRGGS
- a CDS encoding calcium-binding protein codes for the protein MLKLLAPAATLAAALVLVPATADAAPTCGGKAVTIDLNVTPGAAATAGDDVILGTPEVDTILGLGGNDTICAGEGDDHVFGGPGTDLLAGGTGADQVSGDEGDDLLDGGTGGDRVYGGSDAGADQLRGGSGNDVLWGGLGDDTVDGGIGEDEASYEGAPQGVIATLAEGRVVGGHGVDTVSSAEAYLGTGYSDTFYGSDRPERIDGAGGGDYLFSYGGDDVVAGGTGNDQIGGGDGADVLIGGPGDDGISGDQGIDLASYERATAGVFVNLGAGTAAAGGDGSDQLFSLEGVIGSAFGDQLYGSDSADRLYGRGGDDGVAGFGGDDLVDLGDGDDSANAGAGDDTVRGGAGDDSVSGYEGADRLHGGAGHDVLAGGVGNDVLVGEAGGDELAGADGNDSLTGGSGADSLLGGPGDDLVAPGAGEDDADGGSGTDVLSYADATAGVAVDLRRTSQATGGSGTDAFVRFERLTGSRYSDRLHGTNAANLLRGGAGNDRLYGLGGADRLYGEAGNDLLDGSTGTDTCSGGTGTNTLRSC